One window of the Flavobacteriaceae bacterium YJPT1-3 genome contains the following:
- a CDS encoding phosphoenolpyruvate carboxylase, translated as MPREPKVERFNAHVKSKYQIYNSIFMTLPFEGIEDTGVLLPLFDTVCAAGYEQEKNPTQIVEDFFQRYLQDKSEKQRIDMLFRFIQFIERQVVLFDAIEDASYRIVNNMDGRGTLRNIKEEAEAQRKVDELKAYLRKFRIRPVLTAHPTQFYPGAVLGIIRDLSEALKQDDLPLIRRLLAQLGKTPFFKKTKPTPYNEAVSLIWYLENVFYHSASYIYNYLKQNVFKSDDIDNQIIELGFWPGGDRDGNPFVTTEITRKVARRLKSTVLKNYYRDLRELRRRITFPGTVKPLTKLESKLYDAIFTTEKNSIQLDELLGTLEETRVLLVEKHQSLFLEELDDLINKVKLFGFHFATLDIRQDSRVHHHVMKTLVEGTQGQGIFPKDYLQLSEADQIEALAKVQAQLKPEDFEDEITSKTLGSIYAMREIQLLNGERGSDRYIISNNQTMLNVMEAFAFFRLCNWEEPTVDIVPLFETVTDLENADQVMEKLYTNPAYAKHLARRGHKQTIMLGFSDGTKDGGYLMANWSIYRAKEELTAVSRKHNIKVVFFDGRGGPPARGGGKTHQFYASLGETIEAEEIQLTVQGQTISSNFGTRDSCQYNLEQLLSSGVNNSIFRDRGDFEPEDRATLNDLAQISYKAYVDFKQHPRFLGYLERMSTLKYYAKTNIGSRPSKRGSSDELNFSDLRAIPFVGSWSQLKQNVPGFYGVGTALESYEKAGKFDQVESLYHNSMFFRTLLENSMMSLTKSFFALTAYMQEDEEFGDFWKLIYEEYERTKRLLLKLSGFDELMENQPAMRASIQERERIVLPLLTIQQFALKKIQELRKQSDTDEEQLAVFEKMVTRSLFGNINASRNSA; from the coding sequence ATGCCCAGAGAACCAAAAGTAGAGCGGTTCAACGCTCATGTCAAATCAAAATACCAGATCTACAACAGTATTTTCATGACGCTGCCCTTTGAAGGCATTGAAGATACTGGAGTGCTCTTGCCCTTATTCGATACGGTCTGCGCCGCAGGGTATGAGCAGGAGAAAAATCCGACCCAAATCGTCGAAGATTTCTTTCAACGCTACTTGCAAGACAAGAGCGAAAAGCAGCGTATTGATATGCTGTTCCGGTTTATCCAGTTTATTGAACGCCAGGTGGTTCTTTTTGATGCCATCGAAGATGCTTCCTACCGCATCGTGAACAATATGGACGGGAGGGGTACGCTGCGTAATATCAAAGAAGAGGCAGAAGCTCAACGCAAGGTGGACGAACTTAAAGCCTATCTGAGAAAATTCCGCATCAGACCAGTGCTCACCGCGCATCCTACCCAATTCTATCCGGGCGCGGTACTTGGGATCATTCGAGATTTGAGTGAGGCCTTAAAACAAGATGACCTGCCCTTAATTCGGAGGTTACTGGCTCAATTGGGAAAAACGCCATTCTTTAAAAAGACGAAACCCACTCCTTACAATGAAGCGGTCAGTCTGATCTGGTATCTGGAAAATGTGTTCTATCATTCGGCCAGTTATATTTACAATTACCTCAAGCAAAACGTATTTAAGTCTGATGACATCGACAATCAGATCATTGAATTGGGCTTTTGGCCGGGTGGGGACCGTGACGGGAATCCTTTTGTAACGACCGAGATTACCCGTAAAGTGGCTCGGCGACTCAAGAGTACCGTGCTCAAGAATTATTACCGAGACTTACGCGAACTGCGACGTAGAATCACTTTTCCCGGCACAGTCAAACCGTTAACCAAATTGGAGAGCAAGCTCTATGATGCCATTTTCACGACGGAAAAGAATAGCATCCAGCTGGACGAACTGCTTGGTACCCTAGAAGAAACCCGGGTACTGCTGGTGGAAAAACATCAGAGCCTATTTCTAGAGGAGTTGGACGATCTGATCAATAAGGTCAAGCTCTTTGGCTTTCATTTTGCCACTTTGGATATCCGTCAAGACAGCCGGGTGCATCATCATGTGATGAAGACCCTAGTGGAAGGTACGCAGGGGCAGGGAATTTTTCCGAAGGACTACCTGCAGTTGAGTGAAGCCGATCAAATAGAGGCTTTAGCCAAGGTTCAAGCGCAGCTTAAACCGGAAGATTTTGAAGATGAGATCACCAGCAAGACCTTAGGATCTATCTACGCCATGCGTGAGATCCAATTGCTGAACGGAGAGCGAGGCTCTGATCGCTACATCATCAGTAACAATCAAACCATGCTCAATGTCATGGAAGCCTTTGCTTTTTTTAGACTGTGCAATTGGGAAGAACCCACGGTAGATATCGTACCGCTATTTGAAACGGTAACCGATCTGGAAAATGCTGATCAGGTCATGGAAAAATTGTACACCAATCCCGCTTACGCGAAACATTTAGCGCGTCGGGGTCATAAGCAGACCATCATGCTGGGCTTTAGCGACGGTACTAAAGATGGAGGCTACCTTATGGCTAATTGGAGTATTTATCGGGCTAAGGAAGAATTGACGGCAGTTTCGCGAAAGCATAACATCAAGGTCGTCTTTTTTGATGGACGTGGAGGGCCACCGGCTCGAGGAGGCGGGAAAACTCATCAGTTCTATGCTTCCCTTGGAGAGACCATCGAAGCGGAAGAAATCCAGCTGACCGTACAAGGGCAGACCATCAGTTCTAATTTTGGAACCCGGGACAGCTGTCAGTACAATTTAGAACAACTGCTCAGTTCAGGGGTGAATAACTCGATCTTTAGAGATCGGGGGGATTTTGAGCCGGAAGACCGCGCTACTCTTAACGATCTGGCGCAGATCAGTTATAAAGCTTATGTCGATTTTAAGCAACACCCCAGGTTTTTAGGTTACCTGGAGCGTATGAGCACCTTGAAATACTATGCGAAGACCAATATTGGAAGCCGTCCCAGCAAACGGGGCAGCAGCGACGAGCTTAATTTTAGCGATCTGAGGGCTATCCCTTTCGTGGGGAGCTGGAGTCAACTAAAACAGAATGTCCCCGGCTTTTACGGCGTAGGAACAGCTTTAGAAAGCTATGAAAAAGCTGGAAAGTTCGATCAGGTGGAATCGCTCTATCACAACAGTATGTTTTTCCGTACCTTATTGGAGAACAGTATGATGAGCCTGACCAAATCCTTTTTTGCGCTTACCGCCTATATGCAGGAAGATGAAGAGTTTGGTGACTTTTGGAAGCTGATCTATGAAGAATATGAACGTACCAAACGATTATTGCTTAAACTCTCCGGCTTTGACGAATTGATGGAAAATCAACCGGCGATGCGAGCTTCCATTCAGGAGCGTGAACGCATTGTTTTGCCTTTGCTCACCATTCAACAGTTCGCCTTGAAGAAGATACAAGAACTGCGGAAGCAAAGCGACACTGATGAAGAGCAATTGGCTGTTTTTGAAAAAATGGTCACCCGCTCCTTGTTTGGAAATATCAATGCCAGTAGAAACTCAGCATAA
- a CDS encoding DinB family protein, translating into MKRNVLKPDEFNPYYGQYIDLVPESLSLLEALEEGKKRLIKFIREVPEDRLIYRYATGKWTIKEKIQHLLDTERVFVYRALRFSRKDQMALPGFEQDEYVVNSRANEREIEDLLSEYERLRDSTLAFFKSLSDEELKRTGVASGSPMSARAAGFICAGHEIHHCNLISARYL; encoded by the coding sequence ATGAAGAGAAATGTCTTAAAGCCTGATGAATTTAATCCGTACTACGGGCAGTACATTGATCTGGTTCCCGAATCGCTTTCTTTGCTGGAAGCCTTGGAAGAAGGAAAGAAACGATTGATCAAGTTCATAAGAGAAGTACCGGAGGATCGATTGATCTATCGCTATGCCACTGGTAAATGGACCATCAAAGAAAAAATTCAGCATCTGCTGGATACGGAGCGGGTGTTTGTCTACCGGGCCCTGCGTTTTTCAAGAAAGGACCAAATGGCCTTGCCCGGTTTTGAGCAGGATGAGTATGTGGTCAATTCTCGGGCTAATGAGCGGGAAATCGAAGATTTGCTATCTGAATATGAACGATTACGCGACAGCACTCTTGCTTTTTTTAAAAGTTTATCGGATGAGGAGTTGAAGCGGACTGGGGTAGCCAGTGGAAGTCCGATGAGCGCACGTGCCGCCGGATTTATCTGTGCCGGTCACGAGATTCATCACTGCAACCTGATCTCAGCACGTTACCTCTGA
- a CDS encoding HAD-IIIA family hydrolase, with translation MEEKSYKEYLQHVTTFVFDVDGVLTDGTIQVTSEGEMYRTMNIKDGYALKTAIDEGFRVCIISGGSNEGVRKRLEGLGVKDVFLGSHNKSALLESYCEKHQIQPENVLFMGDDLPDYPVMQLVGLPCCPQDAVKEIKEISKYVSHRNGGQGCVRDIIEQVLKVQDKWMKAFDAQYD, from the coding sequence ATGGAAGAGAAAAGCTATAAAGAGTATTTGCAACATGTGACCACCTTTGTCTTTGACGTGGATGGCGTGCTCACCGATGGAACCATTCAGGTCACCTCAGAAGGTGAAATGTATCGTACCATGAACATCAAGGATGGCTATGCGTTAAAGACAGCAATTGATGAAGGCTTTCGGGTATGCATCATTTCCGGAGGCAGCAATGAAGGGGTACGCAAGCGCCTGGAAGGCTTGGGCGTTAAGGATGTTTTTCTCGGGTCGCACAACAAGTCGGCGCTCTTAGAGTCCTACTGCGAAAAACACCAGATACAGCCCGAAAATGTACTGTTTATGGGTGACGATCTTCCCGATTATCCGGTGATGCAACTGGTGGGACTCCCCTGCTGTCCGCAGGATGCGGTAAAAGAGATCAAAGAAATCTCCAAGTATGTCTCTCACAGAAATGGCGGACAAGGCTGTGTGCGCGATATCATAGAGCAAGTCTTGAAAGTTCAGGACAAATGGATGAAAGCCTTTGATGCCCAGTACGATTGA
- a CDS encoding DUF2520 domain-containing protein, which produces MISVSIIGFGNVGSQLSRKWNLTDASKAQQSGTSRVQLTSILTSKADQILAKMPDLPLVSTWDAWTPAAVNILAVADDQIEAAAQHIADDALVVHTAGSVAMNVLKRFPRRGVFYPLQTISTEASIDWTQVPFCIEAAQEADYPLLEELAQSLGSTSRRLNSHKRKEIHLAAVMLNNFTHHLLQQVAAYCEDLDLPQHLLQPLLEETVSKFYKNNLLKTQTGPARRGDYQTLKSHLELLKGRPQQGLYHQLTNSILHTYGREKL; this is translated from the coding sequence GTGATTTCAGTCAGTATCATCGGGTTTGGGAATGTAGGGAGTCAGCTTTCGCGAAAGTGGAACCTGACCGACGCTTCAAAGGCTCAACAATCAGGAACATCCCGGGTACAGCTGACTTCCATTTTGACCAGCAAAGCTGATCAGATTCTGGCCAAGATGCCAGATCTTCCTCTGGTATCCACCTGGGACGCCTGGACTCCTGCAGCAGTGAATATACTGGCGGTAGCTGATGATCAAATCGAAGCAGCCGCTCAGCATATCGCTGATGACGCCTTAGTGGTTCACACGGCCGGTAGTGTAGCCATGAACGTTTTGAAACGCTTTCCGCGACGGGGTGTCTTTTACCCGCTACAGACTATCAGTACAGAGGCCTCCATCGATTGGACCCAAGTCCCCTTTTGCATTGAGGCGGCGCAGGAAGCTGATTACCCACTCCTGGAGGAATTGGCGCAGTCCTTAGGCAGCACCTCCCGACGGCTCAACAGTCACAAACGGAAAGAAATACATCTGGCAGCTGTGATGCTCAATAACTTTACCCATCACCTCTTGCAACAGGTCGCAGCCTATTGTGAAGATCTGGATCTACCACAGCACTTGCTTCAACCTTTACTTGAAGAAACGGTATCTAAATTTTACAAAAACAATCTTTTAAAGACTCAAACTGGACCTGCACGACGGGGTGATTACCAAACACTCAAAAGTCATTTGGAACTACTGAAAGGCAGACCACAGCAAGGGCTATACCATCAACTGACCAATTCGATTTTACACACCTATGGAAGAGAAAAGCTATAA
- the ccsA gene encoding cytochrome c biogenesis protein CcsA, with translation MQDRLLKILFSTRLMAVLFIVYAVAMATGTFLDAGQDTSPTPLTRKYVYNAWWFEAIHLFLVINFIGNIFRYKLLRKEKITTLIFHLAFILILIGAGVTRYVSYEGVMPIKEGETVNTFLSEKTYLQAFIDGAHNGTPERRAVERQLTFSSRLDNDFTWNTDFRGQEVQFSLAEYIEGAEEGFVEDPSGTNHLKIVEAGDGTRHEHFLEEGEVSSIHNVLYALNAPTDGAINIFWNKGEYQIKTPFEGEVMVMATQQRLPVVKDSTQSLQLRALYQLGGGAIQFVIPDEVVKGKSGIVPLENADKDAADAVFVNVSSAGETQSIGLLGGKGYANDKKLVEVGGLKIYLSYGSKLRELPFSIQLNDFVAEKYPGTEQSYSSFLSEVTVVDEEPFDYDIYMNHVLDHEGFRFFQASFFPDESGTILSVSKDFWGTWITYIGYFLLYLGMMAILFDRGSRFGDLKRSLDKVKNKKKKILSTLLILMLPILGFSQQGPEASAGEKVLEEQDTIAVATGSPLVDKLSDAGHQENHTTPSSAQIDSVLQANAVSKEHAAKFGKLVIQDDGGRMMPINTFSSKLLRKLTRSTTYAGLNADQVMLSMLESPVLWYNTDILYLKKGNDSIRSILGVPDDVKRFKAIDFFTPQGSYKLQPYLVDAYSAALPTVFQKEFKDVDQRLGLLNRTLGGEILKIFPIPNHPNDKWASYPELGEAGFKGMDSVYTRQIIPLYLQALRNARQTGDYGQAEKLLTSITDFQKTFGAEIMPSEQKIQAEILYNKYDVFTKLYWMYMLGALFMMIFVIAEIFTASTFVKAMSRVGAVFIVILFLIQTAALIWRWYISGHAPWADAYESVLYVGWATMFFGLAFGRKSMLTIASTAFVAGFILWGASMNWLNPEIANLVPVLNSYWLMIHTAVIVGSYGPFALGAILGLLSLFLMLITTEKNKKKMELNIRELVIITEMALTVGLVMLTIGNFLGGQWANESWGRYWGWDPKETWALISIIVYAFVIHMRLVPGLRGKWIFSLMSVLAFGSVLMTYFGVNFWLSGLHSYASGENIINLDRALIMIASVIVFALLAYPKYKKYYSRKKPKQSLK, from the coding sequence ATGCAAGATCGACTCCTAAAAATTCTCTTTTCCACCCGTTTAATGGCCGTTTTATTCATCGTGTATGCGGTAGCTATGGCCACCGGAACTTTTCTCGATGCAGGACAGGATACGTCACCCACGCCGCTTACGCGAAAATACGTCTACAATGCCTGGTGGTTTGAAGCTATCCACCTGTTCCTGGTCATCAATTTCATTGGAAACATCTTCCGCTATAAATTGCTACGCAAAGAAAAAATTACCACGCTTATTTTTCACCTCGCCTTTATTCTCATTCTTATTGGGGCCGGGGTCACTCGCTACGTCAGCTACGAAGGCGTGATGCCCATTAAAGAAGGGGAGACGGTCAACACCTTCCTTAGCGAAAAAACATACCTCCAAGCCTTTATTGATGGAGCGCATAATGGCACCCCAGAACGAAGGGCTGTGGAACGACAATTGACTTTTTCTTCCCGTCTGGATAATGACTTTACCTGGAATACGGACTTTCGCGGACAAGAGGTTCAATTCTCCCTGGCTGAGTATATCGAAGGGGCTGAAGAAGGTTTTGTGGAAGATCCTTCCGGAACCAATCATTTAAAAATTGTAGAGGCGGGTGACGGTACTCGACATGAACATTTTCTGGAAGAAGGTGAGGTATCTAGTATTCACAATGTACTCTATGCCCTCAACGCACCGACCGACGGAGCAATTAATATTTTTTGGAATAAGGGCGAATACCAGATCAAAACCCCTTTTGAAGGGGAGGTCATGGTTATGGCTACACAACAACGCCTGCCTGTAGTCAAGGATAGCACTCAGAGCCTGCAGCTTAGAGCCCTATATCAACTGGGTGGCGGGGCTATTCAGTTTGTCATCCCGGATGAAGTGGTCAAAGGCAAGTCGGGGATTGTACCCCTCGAGAATGCAGACAAAGACGCCGCTGATGCGGTTTTTGTCAACGTGAGCAGCGCCGGAGAGACCCAAAGCATTGGTTTGTTGGGAGGCAAGGGCTATGCCAACGATAAAAAGCTCGTGGAAGTGGGCGGACTCAAAATCTACTTGTCCTATGGTAGTAAGCTTCGCGAACTGCCCTTCAGCATTCAACTCAATGACTTCGTTGCCGAGAAATATCCGGGTACGGAACAGAGTTACAGCTCTTTTTTAAGCGAAGTGACCGTAGTGGATGAAGAACCTTTCGATTATGACATTTATATGAATCATGTTTTGGATCATGAAGGCTTTCGTTTTTTTCAGGCCAGTTTCTTTCCGGATGAATCGGGCACCATACTATCTGTGAGTAAAGACTTCTGGGGAACCTGGATCACCTATATCGGTTATTTCTTGCTCTACCTGGGCATGATGGCCATACTGTTTGATCGCGGGTCACGATTTGGCGATCTTAAGCGAAGTCTGGACAAGGTCAAAAACAAAAAGAAAAAAATACTCAGTACCCTTCTGATTCTGATGTTGCCCATCCTTGGATTTTCGCAGCAAGGTCCCGAAGCCAGTGCCGGAGAGAAAGTACTGGAAGAGCAAGATACTATTGCTGTAGCCACCGGTAGTCCCTTGGTTGACAAGCTATCCGACGCCGGACATCAGGAAAATCACACCACACCAAGTTCGGCCCAGATCGATTCTGTTTTGCAGGCCAATGCGGTATCTAAAGAACACGCGGCTAAATTCGGTAAACTGGTCATTCAGGATGACGGAGGCCGCATGATGCCTATCAACACCTTTTCCAGTAAACTCCTGCGAAAATTAACGCGTAGCACGACCTATGCCGGTCTCAACGCTGATCAGGTGATGCTCTCCATGCTGGAGTCGCCCGTACTCTGGTACAACACGGACATACTATACCTGAAAAAAGGGAATGATAGTATTCGCAGTATTTTGGGAGTACCGGATGATGTCAAACGGTTTAAGGCGATCGATTTTTTCACGCCTCAAGGCAGTTACAAATTACAACCCTACCTGGTGGACGCCTACAGTGCGGCTTTACCCACTGTTTTTCAAAAAGAATTTAAGGATGTCGATCAGCGACTGGGCTTGTTGAACCGTACCCTGGGGGGAGAGATTTTAAAGATATTCCCCATACCGAACCACCCCAACGATAAATGGGCCAGTTACCCGGAATTGGGGGAAGCCGGATTTAAAGGCATGGATTCGGTCTACACCCGTCAAATCATTCCATTGTATTTACAAGCCTTGAGAAATGCTCGTCAGACCGGAGATTACGGTCAGGCTGAAAAGCTCTTGACCAGCATCACCGATTTCCAGAAAACTTTTGGAGCAGAGATCATGCCTTCAGAACAAAAGATCCAGGCGGAGATCCTGTACAACAAGTACGATGTGTTTACCAAACTGTACTGGATGTATATGCTGGGAGCCCTCTTTATGATGATCTTCGTCATTGCTGAGATCTTTACTGCGTCCACTTTCGTGAAAGCGATGTCACGCGTAGGTGCTGTCTTTATCGTGATCTTATTCCTGATACAAACGGCTGCTCTGATCTGGCGTTGGTATATTTCCGGGCATGCCCCCTGGGCGGACGCCTATGAGTCGGTGCTCTACGTGGGATGGGCTACCATGTTCTTTGGACTGGCCTTCGGCCGCAAAAGCATGCTCACCATTGCGAGTACCGCCTTTGTTGCCGGATTTATTTTATGGGGAGCCAGTATGAATTGGTTAAACCCGGAGATCGCTAATCTGGTACCGGTACTCAACAGCTATTGGCTGATGATTCATACGGCGGTCATTGTAGGGAGCTATGGTCCTTTTGCTTTGGGAGCCATACTCGGACTGTTATCCTTATTTCTGATGTTGATCACTACGGAGAAGAACAAGAAGAAAATGGAATTGAACATCCGTGAATTGGTGATCATCACAGAAATGGCCTTGACCGTAGGCTTGGTCATGTTGACCATCGGGAACTTCCTGGGTGGACAATGGGCCAATGAAAGCTGGGGCCGGTACTGGGGTTGGGATCCTAAAGAAACCTGGGCGTTGATTAGTATCATTGTGTATGCCTTCGTCATTCATATGCGATTGGTACCTGGCTTGCGTGGAAAATGGATATTCAGTTTGATGTCCGTACTTGCCTTTGGCAGTGTGTTAATGACCTATTTTGGAGTGAATTTCTGGCTTTCCGGCTTGCACAGTTACGCCAGTGGAGAGAACATCATCAATTTAGATCGGGCGTTGATCATGATTGCTAGTGTGATCGTTTTTGCTTTACTGGCTTATCCCAAATACAAAAAATACTACAGCCGTAAGAAGCCTAAGCAATCTTTGAAGTAA
- a CDS encoding 7TM diverse intracellular signaling domain-containing protein yields MRIATYICAMLASCFLYAQDYGVLRDQQDEFNAITIQEADFEPLLKENRGTVNGTYWFKIDSIPAGDHVIEIRTSHLNTFEIYDAAGDPVATPYKSNYPAYLVRRSSSPPPYYIKAQFDQEAYFPIAVTSEADLAATSHGEMFGFGLFYGTVLFVILINLLFFSIFKDRTFLFYGLLLFVAALCLAFRDNLFYLFDLEGAWTTQLELFIHASISFIGGLFAVNYLKLYNQFPKLRFIVGSLCVISFSLAVLYAMTEQYPYFVASDISTFIAIAVIWITGIYVSKSEWLYFMIILVYALNVYLVLDFFVLHNIGLNILDVSPLALKIGILLDMILLTYSIVYNMQIIRVRNRKLRRELASYHKKVEALSSYAEITDVNDDYLETLIEEYNLTNKEVKVLQYISEGESSSRIAERLQISTKRLMETIESLYEKLGVESLATFTSKIA; encoded by the coding sequence ATGCGAATTGCGACCTACATCTGTGCAATGCTCGCTTCCTGCTTCTTGTATGCGCAGGACTATGGGGTATTGAGGGATCAGCAGGATGAGTTTAACGCCATCACTATTCAAGAAGCTGACTTTGAACCCTTGCTAAAAGAAAACCGGGGGACCGTAAATGGCACCTATTGGTTTAAGATCGATTCCATCCCTGCAGGAGATCATGTTATTGAAATCAGAACTTCTCATCTGAATACCTTTGAAATCTATGACGCTGCAGGAGACCCGGTGGCTACGCCATATAAAAGCAATTACCCAGCCTACCTGGTAAGAAGGAGTAGCTCACCTCCTCCCTATTACATCAAAGCTCAATTTGATCAGGAAGCTTATTTCCCGATCGCTGTTACCTCCGAAGCGGATTTGGCCGCTACCAGTCATGGAGAAATGTTTGGTTTTGGTTTGTTCTATGGCACGGTATTGTTCGTGATCCTGATCAATCTTTTGTTCTTCTCCATTTTCAAAGACCGCACTTTCCTTTTTTATGGACTGTTACTCTTTGTAGCAGCGCTCTGTTTGGCCTTTAGAGACAACTTATTCTATCTGTTCGATTTGGAAGGGGCCTGGACGACTCAGCTTGAACTCTTTATTCACGCGTCCATCAGTTTTATCGGTGGGCTTTTTGCCGTGAATTACCTGAAATTATACAATCAATTTCCCAAACTACGCTTTATCGTAGGTTCACTCTGCGTGATCTCCTTCTCGCTTGCGGTGCTCTATGCCATGACTGAGCAGTACCCGTATTTTGTAGCCTCTGACATCAGCACCTTTATTGCGATAGCCGTCATTTGGATAACGGGAATTTATGTGAGTAAATCAGAATGGTTGTACTTTATGATCATCCTGGTGTACGCGCTCAACGTGTATTTGGTGCTCGACTTCTTCGTCCTGCACAATATTGGACTGAATATCTTGGATGTCTCGCCGCTGGCCCTGAAAATTGGCATCCTGCTCGATATGATCCTGCTTACTTATTCTATTGTGTATAATATGCAGATCATCCGTGTCCGCAATCGCAAATTGAGACGGGAATTGGCTTCCTATCACAAAAAAGTAGAGGCACTAAGTTCCTATGCAGAAATTACCGATGTGAATGATGATTACTTGGAGACCCTGATTGAAGAGTACAATCTCACCAACAAAGAGGTAAAAGTATTGCAATACATTTCCGAAGGTGAATCCAGTTCGCGCATAGCCGAGCGCCTTCAAATCTCCACCAAACGCCTGATGGAAACCATTGAAAGCCTCTACGAAAAATTAGGTGTAGAAAGCCTGGCCACCTTTACTTCAAAGATTGCTTAG